One window from the genome of Plasmodium relictum strain SGS1 genome assembly, chromosome: 12 encodes:
- a CDS encoding vesicle-associated membrane protein, putative, whose product MKLLKVSPEKNIEFPLVHFQAVTQVVKLENISEKKVAFKIKTTAPNNYLVRPSFGLINVKETVEIQIILQPLSNKDNISNDKFQVQCLNVEDDTIVDKQFWVTVNKNDIQDHKLIVVLNDENSSKLTHSCLPSNNIPLTEMNNKNSQNLNYTDSNNLNQDDTNLSEGLKGGLPGMQRKYHELLNYCVFVDKQKAALEKENESLKNQLKALNSNYNKFFIDNKYIPIMIVILAIVTKYLGYW is encoded by the exons atgaaacttTTAAAAGTGAGTCCAGAAAAAAACATAGAATTTCCTCTTGTTCATTTTCAAGCCGTTACGCAAGTAGTgaaattagaaaatataagtgaaaaaaaagtagcatttaaaataaaaacaaccGCTCCtaataattatttagttCGACCATCTTTTGGATTAATTAATGTGAAAGAAACAGTAGaaattcaaattattttacagccattatcaaataaagataatatatcCAATGATAAATTTCAAGTTCAATGTCTGAATGTTGAAGATGATACAATTGTAGATAAGCAATTCTGGGTAAcagttaataaaaatgatatacaAGATCATAAACTTATAGTAGTattaaatgatgaaaattcAAGTAAGTTAACTCATTCATGCTTACCCTCAAATAATATACCTCTTACAgaaatgaataataaaaactctcaaaatttaaattacacAGATAGTAATAACTTAAATCAAGACGATACTAATTTAAGTGAAG GTTTAAAGGGAGGTTTGCCAGGTATGCAACGAAAATATCATGAGCTTCTAAATTATTGTGTTTTTGTTGATAAACAAAAGGCAGcattagaaaaagaaaatgaaagtttaaaaaatcaaTTAAAAGCATTAAATAGTAATTATAATAAGttttttattgataataaatatatacccATAATGATTGTTATATTGGCTATTGTTACGAAATACTTAGGATATtggtaa
- the TIM gene encoding triosephosphate isomerase, putative — translation MSRKFFVAANWKCNGTLKSIKALAESFNKLDFDPNKLDVVIFPVSVHYEYTRKLLDKKFSMGIQNASKYGNGSYTGEISSEIAKDMNVEYVLIGHFERRKYFYENDEDVREKLQQCLKNNLKAVVCFGESLEEREENKTIDVIRTQVKAFIDLIQNFDNVILAYEPIWAIGTGKTATPEQAQNVHKEIRKIVKENCGEKQSKQIRILYGGSVNTENCASLIKQEDIDGFLVGNASLKDTFVDIIKSAM, via the exons atgagtagaaaattttttgtagCTGCAAATTGGAAATGTAATGGAActttaaaaagtataaaggCATTAGCAGAAAGTTTTAACAAATTAGATTTTGACCCAAATAAATTAG atGTTGTTATATTTCCTGTATCTGTTCATTATGAATATACTAGGAAACTATtggataaaaaattttccatGGGTATACAAAATGCCTCAAAATATGGTAATGGATCATACACAGGTGAAATAAGCTCAGAAATAGCAAAAGATATGAATGTGGAATATGTGTTAATTGGTCATTttgaaagaagaaaatatttttatgaaaatgatGAAGATGTCAGAGAAAAATTACAACAgtgtttaaaaaataatttaaaagcaGTTGTTTGTTTTGGTGAATCACTAGAAGAAAGGGAAGAAAACAAAACTATTGATGTAATCAGAACTCAAGTAAAAGCTTTTATAGatttaattcaaaattttGATAATGTAATCTTGGCATATGAACCAATATGGGCTATCGGGACAGGGAAGACAGCAACACCTGAACAAGCACAGAATGTTCATAAGGAAATCAGAAAGAttgtaaaagaaaattgCGGAGAAAAACAATCAAAACAGATAAGAATTTTATATGGAGGTAGTGTAAATACAGAAAACTGTGCTTCTTTAATTAAACAAGAAGATATTGATGGTTTCTTAGTAGGTAATGCTTCTTTAAAAGATACATTTGTGGATATTATTAAAAGTGccatgtaa